The DNA segment GCCTGTCGCAGGCCACCGGACCGCTGGCAGGCCGATACGACCATCAATTCACATCGCTTCTTCCCGACTCGCCCGCCCTTGAGAGAGGGGACAACATGCCGACCCCTGCCGAAAGGGCTTCTCAACTCCGCCAATTCCTACATGCAAATTCAGAAGAGATTGTGATACATGCGTTAATCGAATTACTTTGGGTTGGTTCGAAGGAAGAACGCGATGAGGCCGAGTCGCTGTTGCGACAATGCACCGGCGTGGATGTGGGAGATCGGTCGGCTTGGTCCGAGTGGTATCGCACGAAGAATGTGCCCCCCTCACGCTGACCACGAAATGACACTGATATTGCAGTTACTGACTTTCTTTCATTCCTTGGTCCCACAAATCTCGCATTTGAGGTTTCTAATCACAGCATTTCACTCTCGACTTTGAGAATTGCACGAAGACAACAAAGTCCATGAGCAAATTCGAGTGGTCGGTGAATTGCCGGAATTGGCACAGCGATTAGTACGTATTTGTAATCCGAAGAATACCTGAATGTTATGATATTGCATTGGAGGTGACCACACCGAACCCTTGACATATGTAGTATGTTGGTGTGCACCGATTCATAATCAAATGGAGGTGGGGGGAATCGAAAAAGGCCCATTTTGCAACTTTTTGACGGTCACCGACTTATGCGATAACTCGCTGAATCACAGCGAATTACAGCTTTTATGTGGTTTTGTGTGGTTCTGGAAAATCAGCGTGTTTTTCATTCAAGTTGGCACAAATCTGGCACAAATTGAAGGGATGATCATTCCCTCTCTTGAATAGGAACAGGCACACCGATTCTTGCCCTCACTTGTTCATAAATTGGCAAGTCAACGTCCTCTTTGACTTCCAAAGTCACAGCAAGTCCATAGCAAACAGATTCATCTAGAGTTGAGGCATCCTCGCGACACTCGACCGGGATCAATAGAGCATCGCCTTCCTCAAATGAGGCAACTCTATGGCCGACGAATACTTCATGTTGCACGGTGCCTTTCCTGACCTTCTGCCAATCCGCTTCGATTCTATCATCAGCAATACCAATCTTGCTTGGTTCAAATGAAAGGTTGGCTTTACGATAGTTTCGATTCATGACATTGATTGGACTTAACCAGGCAAGGGTTATCGTCAAACGTCGCGAGTCGTTGATACCATTTAAGCACGGAGGGAGCGGAAGCCTAAACTCGTGTCTCTCATCTTTTCCTATCCGACCGTACCCAAAAGCCGTTACTCGTTGATCGATGCATTCCAAGACCCTCCCTATGTCTGGCACTCCATATCCCAAGTATCTCGTCAAGGACTTTCTATCCAAGCTTCCGTTTGTACACAGATTCAGGGATTCCTGGCTTTTTCCCCATGAAGTGCCATGTACTAAGAGCGTCTTAATGATTGGTGCGATATTGTCGCGCGGTATGCTGACTTCGAGCTGTTGAGCTAATTCTTCGATTGACTCCCATATGAGCGCACTAGAACGTGATGCCAAAGCCGCTGCATTGCTAGTACCGCATGTATAAGTTGTGCGCGTTGTGTCACCACCAGTATTAGGTGCCGTAGCGACCCTTTGTCCTGGCGGAAGTATAGACCTATTAATTTGAGCAGAATTACCGTTAACAAAGTGATAGAACTGTCTGCCGGCCGGAATGTACATGTCTGGCTTTATAGATGATCGATAACCGAAGCCATATGGTGAAATTGGTGAAGGGAGATTCGAATCATGCAACAAATCGATACGATTTCCTGTTGCGCTGCCATTCGAACGATCCTTGTGTAGTGCCCCAGCAGTAATGGCATTCACCGATTCCGCTGGCGAAATGATCCGGTAATTTCTTGAGTTGGTATGTATGATGCCAATTGACCTTTTGGTTTGTTCCGCAGCGGGTAAAGCTAAGAACTCACTCTCCGAGAGCCCTATGTCGAGGTCGTCAAGGATATTTCCGGCACTTACACAAAACAGAAGCCCGTACTTATAAGAGAGCCAATCCAGTAATCGCGCCATCGAGCTCATTCGATGATAAAACACCTTAGCAGGATCACAGACCGACAAATTCACTATTCTGACTGACGGAGCGACCGGTTCGCTGCCGCCCGTGCCTTCAAATAGTCGTCGGACAGCCCTCTCGATCAAATCTTCGAAAAACTCATCTTCAGGTATGTGTTCAATTCTGTTCAAACCGTTTCGATTAGGTGCCATGATAGGTCGCACGTATATCGGTCTATGAAGCGGTTCCTCCTGAGAATCGAGTTCTCCATGACATATCAAAGATGCCATCGCAGTTCCATGCCGCCGGTCGGTGGCCTGATATCTGCTGCTATAGTTATCTGGGTCGTCAAAACGGATGCGACCATCTAGCAGTGCATGATTGGTAAAGGGCACACCGTCGAACAGTGCCACGACCGGGTTTCCCGTTGTGGTCCCTGAAGTGAATGATCCGGGTTCTCCATCAGGCATTATTTGCACTGCACATTGACCAGTCGGACGGAAGAACATGACATCATTACTTCGAAATAGGTCAACATAATGAGATTCTAACACTCCCTGGATTTTTGAAGCTGGAAGCTCTGCCTTTAAGGCACAAAACCTTATCTCATCAATAGTACATGATTTTATAACACGCCCCTCTTCCGCTGCAACAAGTCTTCGAACGTGCTCAATTGCATCGTCCCTTTTCGGATTATCCCCTCGATACCATAGTTCGACCTCGAAAGGCACGGCAATGTTCTGAGACTGATAAAAGCTCAGGTTTGTTCGCCAGTATTCGATTACTCCGGTCTCTCTCAATCTATCCGAAACGTCCCAACGTCTTATATCTCTGAGGTAGGAGAAAATTTCCGACCACTTCTGATATCCTCTTGGCAACCTCCTGTTAGAATCCCACTGTTGCCACAAGCGCAATAATTCGTCGATGGCCCCTTGATTGCTCATGCTCATAAATAGCCGACAAGATAGGCTCTTAGTAGGAACGGAAGCCTCCTCCAACACATCCATTATCCGCTGCTTCTCGGCGTCGAACTCAGGCGGTATCAGTGCAGCAAAACTTTCTAGCGGTTTGCTGGTCCTGAACCCAGTAGCATCTATGTATTCGTGTTCTTCAAGTAATTTCCACAATTCTGACGACTGTCGCGAATTGATGTCTTCAATCTCGGAGTAGAGCAGTCGTTTGCCGATTCTCGGTGGCACATAAAAGTCTTCATCTGGGGTGATCGCATCAGCGTCAATTTCTGCCAGCCATTCAAGTCCCTGGATTGCCCTCGCGGCACGCGCAAAATCTTCAATTTCCCCAACTACCTCCAACACCAAGACGGTCTCGGGTTCAAGGCCTGCCGAGGAATCAGAGATAAGGGACTGCCTCATTCTGTCGAACTGCGGAGTCAATCTGTCTTTTTGACGACTAACATCGGGATAACGATAGTCAGGAGATCCGAAACCGGTTGTCTTCTTGGTTCTCTCAATAGACCTGGGATTGGGGAAGATCAGGATAGGTTTTTCGGCCATAAACTACGCCCCGGCATTCTATGCCGAAAACTTGAGCCGCCACTGTCTTAAGGATTCTGAAACAATGGATTTGGCATCATCGTGCTTGTGCTGTAAAACCGCCCTGCGAACAACTTCCAAACAGAACTCTTCAACTTCGGAATAGCTGCATCCCTTAAGTTTACTGGACAAGGTCTTTAAATTGTAATTGAAATTACACTTTGCCCGTTGAGAAACCGTCTTGATGAATGATTCAATTTGTGCCAATCCGGGGGTTGTGAGCTCCAATCGTATTTGAAACCGACGCCAAACGGCTCGGTCAAGAAGCTCCGGGTGATTGCTGGCTGTTATGACCACAACATACGTGGGTAATCTATCCATTTGAAGGAGCAAAGAGCTCACGACGCGTTTGATTTCGCCAGTTTCCTTAGTATCTCCCCGCTCCTTGCCGATAGTGTCAAACTCATCGAAAAACAAGACGCAGTTTCTAGTTTTCACATGGTCAAAGACTTTTTGAAGTCGTGAGGCTGTCTCGCCCAAGTAGCTGCCGATTAGATTCTCATACCGAATCGTGAAAAAAGGGTACATCAAATGAGTCGCAATGGCTTCAGCCAAGCTGGTTTTGCCGTTACCAGGTGATCCTGCAAGGAGGATTCGGTTGCGTGGTTCGAGTCCATGACTTCTTAGCAAGTCTGACCGATGTTGTTCTTCGATGAATTGTTGACAGATGACTTTGATTTCATCTTGAAGGAACAAGTCGTCGAAGGTGCGATTTGCTTGCGACTCGAAAAGAAGATCCCTTGCTTCACCTCTCGATTGAATTGAGAATCCGTTGGACCCGCCATTACTGAGAGCACTTGCCAGTCTGTCAGCCAGCACATCGTGTTTCTTCGATCTTTCCTCAGCTATCAAGATTTCAACTGCCTTGCGAAACGCAACCATATCGCCTCGATTTGCAGATTGAACCAAAGACAGTAATATATCCGAGCGAGCCATTATTTCACTTCCATATCGGGAATGCGATTTTCAAGCTCCACTGCTACTGAACTTTCGCACCGTGGAAGGTGATTTTGACCGACTTTTCATCCACATATCAAGTTCAGCAGCATCGAAGCGCCAGATCCGGCCCGCTCTGTGTGCCGGGATACTTCGCTCGCGAGCCAACTTGTAAATTGTTGACTTGCCTAACTTCAAGTATTCAGCGGCCTCGCTCAGAGTCAGCCAGTTAGTCATTTCTCGCATTCCAGTATTAACAGTTAGCAACTAATAGTAAATAAGAGCAATTGACGGCTGTCAGTCAACAAGAAAACGGCTGGTGCATGAGAACGCCTGTAGTCCTGCTTCATCTCCCATTTATAGCTTTTGAATCAAGCCATCGGCCTACCTCACGCTCCCTGAACCGGACAAACCGCCCCAGCTTGAAATGCGGAATATACCCGATGTGAGTCCACTGGTAAATAGTGGAGAGCTTCACGCCGAGCAATTCCGAATAGCATTTCGACGGTGAAGCCGGAGTTTCCGGCACTCTGTCGAGCGGGTTGGGATTGAATCCACATATCTTCTTGGACGTAATCGTTTAGCTACGGCCTTGGTCGCATATAAGCGTTTTTCCGGCCTCGTAACTGTTTTTCTGCTTCTTCAGCGGTTGACCACGTGTAATTATTTTTCTTGACTTGCGTGTAAATTAAACAATATTTTCCGTGTTGTAATCGATTTTCCGGAGGTAGCAGTGGAGAATTCAGTTAATGTTGAATCGATTGAAAGGCCCGCGGGATATTCAGCGCTTATCGAGCGATTTTCGCTTGATGTCATTCCAAATTGGCATAGGTCACTAGTCACGACAAGCGGAATTCATCGAATTCACTCAGATGGATATGTAGTCGAAGAAGTCTTTCCGCCCAAGTATTGGCCAGGAGACACCACAGGAGACCATCTCGAATTTGCCTTGAAGTATGATGGCACGAATCTGGCAATTCTGGCCAACTTGTTTCAAGCGGTAGAAGAAGAGCAGATTCTCGAATATATTCGCTCGAAACCAACCAGTAAATACAGCCGGCGAATATGGTTCCTATATGAATTACAGACCGGCAGATCGCTTGACTTGCAGGACCTGAAGCAAGGCAACTATATCGACCTGCTTGAGACGGATGAATACTACACTATCAAACCCGGCGAACAAATCCGACGTCAGCGGATCAACAACAATTTGCTGGGCGGAAATCAATTCTGTCCAATGGTTCGTCGTACTGCCGTACTACGTGAATTGGAGGCGGAAGACCTTCCTGCCCGTTGCCGCCAAATCGTGTCTGCCTATCCCCCGGAATTGTTGAAGCGAGCGCTCAGCTATCTTTATTCAAAGGAGACGAAGTCGTCATTTGAGATCGAGAACATCAGGCCCTCATCGACCCGTACCGAACGATTTGTGGCGCTGCTTCAACTCGCCGAGCGGGAAGACTTCTGCGAAAAGGAAAAGTTGATTGAGCTCCAGAACCGAATAGTCGATCCACGGTTCAAAGCTCCCGATTACCGGGAGAACCAAAACTACGTTGGAGAAACAATCCCGTGGCACAAAGAGAAAGTGCATTTCGTCAGCCCGAAGCCCGATGATCTGCCAGGCTTAATGGAAGGATTGATAGCCTGCCATAAGCGGATGGATACAAGTGACCAGTTGGCGGCGATCCATGCGGCGGTCATAGCCTATGGATTCGTTTTTTTGCATCCCTTCGAAGATGGTAACGGACGAATCCATCGATTTCTGATTCACAACGTCCTTGCCCGTCGAGGATTTACGCCAAAAGGCGTCATGTTTCCCATTTCTGCCTCCATGCTGAAGAATCCCGCTGAGTACGACGACTCGTTAGAAGCTTTTTCCAAGAAGCTCATGCCGTTAGTTGAGTATTCGCTCGATGAAGATGGCCGCATGACCGTTCACAACGACACCGGAATTTGGTATCGGTATATCGATATGTCGCCTCAAGCCGAAGCGCTGCTTCGATTCATCGCCAGAACTATCGATACTGAACTGTCGACCGAGTTGGCTTTTCTTGCCAGCTATGACGAGACCAAGAAAGCCATACAGGATGTTGTTGATTTGCCTGACCAGAAAATCGACCTCTTCATTCGATTCTGTCTGCAAAATGGGGGGCGACTATCAAAAGGTAAGCGCAGGGATCATTTTGACCTCCTTTCTGACGACGAGGTTGCCAAGATGGAAAAGGCCGTTCTGTCGTCATACGGGGAAGCAATAAAGGCTACAAACGTGACTGATTGACTATCTGAATAATCTGGTCAGCTATTTCGTCGACCTTAGTTATGATCGCTTTATCCTAATATGTCGGCAGATTTGCAAAACTGCCGACATATTGCGCCGTTTCAAACCGAGAGACACAAGTCAGAATCCGTGTCAAAACTCGAGATCAATCGCTGTTGTCTTTCTACCATTCCTCTTTCTGGATTCCAGCCACTCAAGGACATCGCGATCCCGGAACCGGACAAACCGCCCCAGCTTAAAATGTGGAATATACCCGATGTGCGTCCACTGGTAGATCGTAGACAGCTTAACGCCGAGCAATTCCGACATCTCTTCTGGGGTATAGAGACGGTTCATCCAGGCATCCAATCAGCGAATTCCTTATACCTCGTTGCCCCAGCTTTTCCAGCCACGACGGCGGTTCCGGGCGAATAACTCCAGATACCGCATGCCGGGGTACATGTGCTCGATCATCTCGTAAACCGAATGCGGCTTTTTACTGTGGATAGTTCGTTTCTCACGAAACACCGAGCGGAGCCGTTGTGACGGTGGCGGCACCGGAAATCTGCCTTTCCGGCCCACGAGCAGCAATTCGTGTTGATTCCGCCACCAGACGCCAAGCCCCATAATCTCCTTGTCCCACACGGCGTGACTGCGATACCGAAAGCCCCAGGCCTCCATGACTTCCAGCGCATTGCCAAGTATGGCCGGAGGCGTCCACAAATATAAAGCCGAATCGGCAGCCGAAGGTATCCGTAGGTTCTTGATGTCATCCAGATCCATAGTCGGATAGTGTTTTTCGATCTTGCGATTCATTCCTGACCATTGGTAGCGCCAGGGTGGGTCGGCATAGATGATGTCGAACTGCCCACGTGGCATAGGTGGTGTTTCAACACCGGCGGCAATATCAATCCGAATCAAGTGGCCGGGAAGCGGGGGTCTCATCCAGAGAGGTGCACCCGGGTGGTGCAACCAGTGCACCGCTTGGCGGTCCTGAGATACATCCTGATAACCAGCCGAGAGGCTGTTGTTTCCATAAGAGTTAAGACGACTATACATATTGGATTCCCTTCCACTAAGTGCCGGATTGGCGTCCCCGACGGTGCCTTCTGATAGCAGGCAATTTGGCTCTCACGATTGCAGCCCGGATAAAACTCACAATAAACGCGAGAAGACGATCGTGGAGAAATCCCGTGGAGAGCCAGAGGACGATGAATAGAAAAATCAGTGCGATCAGCAGCGGCGCAAAGGCACCGAGATTGAATAGGACAGTACAGACCAAAGCGATGGCAGCGATGGAAAACAGAACGCGGGCAATGTGACCGCGATGTTGAAAAAGCGCGAACAGCCCATTGACGACATTTCCGCCCTGTGCCGGTTCGCTGAGCCGTGCGCTGCCGCATAGCCCGCAGTACTGACTATCGGGCGGGTTTTCGTGTCCGCTCGGACAAAGCCGGAGATTCCAGGTGC comes from the Candidatus Zixiibacteriota bacterium genome and includes:
- a CDS encoding S8 family peptidase → MAEKPILIFPNPRSIERTKKTTGFGSPDYRYPDVSRQKDRLTPQFDRMRQSLISDSSAGLEPETVLVLEVVGEIEDFARAARAIQGLEWLAEIDADAITPDEDFYVPPRIGKRLLYSEIEDINSRQSSELWKLLEEHEYIDATGFRTSKPLESFAALIPPEFDAEKQRIMDVLEEASVPTKSLSCRLFMSMSNQGAIDELLRLWQQWDSNRRLPRGYQKWSEIFSYLRDIRRWDVSDRLRETGVIEYWRTNLSFYQSQNIAVPFEVELWYRGDNPKRDDAIEHVRRLVAAEEGRVIKSCTIDEIRFCALKAELPASKIQGVLESHYVDLFRSNDVMFFRPTGQCAVQIMPDGEPGSFTSGTTTGNPVVALFDGVPFTNHALLDGRIRFDDPDNYSSRYQATDRRHGTAMASLICHGELDSQEEPLHRPIYVRPIMAPNRNGLNRIEHIPEDEFFEDLIERAVRRLFEGTGGSEPVAPSVRIVNLSVCDPAKVFYHRMSSMARLLDWLSYKYGLLFCVSAGNILDDLDIGLSESEFLALPAAEQTKRSIGIIHTNSRNYRIISPAESVNAITAGALHKDRSNGSATGNRIDLLHDSNLPSPISPYGFGYRSSIKPDMYIPAGRQFYHFVNGNSAQINRSILPPGQRVATAPNTGGDTTRTTYTCGTSNAAALASRSSALIWESIEELAQQLEVSIPRDNIAPIIKTLLVHGTSWGKSQESLNLCTNGSLDRKSLTRYLGYGVPDIGRVLECIDQRVTAFGYGRIGKDERHEFRLPLPPCLNGINDSRRLTITLAWLSPINVMNRNYRKANLSFEPSKIGIADDRIEADWQKVRKGTVQHEVFVGHRVASFEEGDALLIPVECREDASTLDESVCYGLAVTLEVKEDVDLPIYEQVRARIGVPVPIQERE
- a CDS encoding ATP-binding protein, which codes for MARSDILLSLVQSANRGDMVAFRKAVEILIAEERSKKHDVLADRLASALSNGGSNGFSIQSRGEARDLLFESQANRTFDDLFLQDEIKVICQQFIEEQHRSDLLRSHGLEPRNRILLAGSPGNGKTSLAEAIATHLMYPFFTIRYENLIGSYLGETASRLQKVFDHVKTRNCVLFFDEFDTIGKERGDTKETGEIKRVVSSLLLQMDRLPTYVVVITASNHPELLDRAVWRRFQIRLELTTPGLAQIESFIKTVSQRAKCNFNYNLKTLSSKLKGCSYSEVEEFCLEVVRRAVLQHKHDDAKSIVSESLRQWRLKFSA
- a CDS encoding helix-turn-helix domain-containing protein, with product MPETPASPSKCYSELLGVKLSTIYQWTHIGYIPHFKLGRFVRFREREVGRWLDSKAINGR
- a CDS encoding Fic family protein yields the protein MENSVNVESIERPAGYSALIERFSLDVIPNWHRSLVTTSGIHRIHSDGYVVEEVFPPKYWPGDTTGDHLEFALKYDGTNLAILANLFQAVEEEQILEYIRSKPTSKYSRRIWFLYELQTGRSLDLQDLKQGNYIDLLETDEYYTIKPGEQIRRQRINNNLLGGNQFCPMVRRTAVLRELEAEDLPARCRQIVSAYPPELLKRALSYLYSKETKSSFEIENIRPSSTRTERFVALLQLAEREDFCEKEKLIELQNRIVDPRFKAPDYRENQNYVGETIPWHKEKVHFVSPKPDDLPGLMEGLIACHKRMDTSDQLAAIHAAVIAYGFVFLHPFEDGNGRIHRFLIHNVLARRGFTPKGVMFPISASMLKNPAEYDDSLEAFSKKLMPLVEYSLDEDGRMTVHNDTGIWYRYIDMSPQAEALLRFIARTIDTELSTELAFLASYDETKKAIQDVVDLPDQKIDLFIRFCLQNGGRLSKGKRRDHFDLLSDDEVAKMEKAVLSSYGEAIKATNVTD
- a CDS encoding helix-turn-helix domain-containing protein, translating into MNRLYTPEEMSELLGVKLSTIYQWTHIGYIPHFKLGRFVRFRDRDVLEWLESRKRNGRKTTAIDLEF
- a CDS encoding MT-A70 family methyltransferase encodes the protein MPRGQFDIIYADPPWRYQWSGMNRKIEKHYPTMDLDDIKNLRIPSAADSALYLWTPPAILGNALEVMEAWGFRYRSHAVWDKEIMGLGVWWRNQHELLLVGRKGRFPVPPPSQRLRSVFREKRTIHSKKPHSVYEMIEHMYPGMRYLELFARNRRRGWKSWGNEV